The following are from one region of the Nicotiana tabacum cultivar K326 chromosome 3, ASM71507v2, whole genome shotgun sequence genome:
- the LOC107792331 gene encoding UV-B-induced protein At3g17800, chloroplastic → MDCGFFYTNISLPQSLPFTVKNTLFSSIPFSPLNLQSSLFKSRKSLVVVASGKNSSNNCEFSGLNVPLVPRTEEGRFLSSIFQNNKKCFYAVVQKELAKLGYEKGEVFLRMNLNLGSDEAVLHRRIAELKELECRNAVEDILYMLIVYKFSEIGVHLVPKLSKCMYNGRLEIWPCRDWELESIHSFEVLEMVREHLTTVIGWKEKSNVTENWIPTQVPKFQIHRVYAASILYGYFLKSASLRHHMEQSLEHINSDIGVTTSGNLLVSGSWPLKQNSVPFGRISGTRSTLAGPTSLIQGKKNEKLRSYVMNFDHEIMQMCAKPKCKEALYLIEKHCSALFGDESDEVVSTSLASLKRIVLEAVAFGSFLWDAEDYVRTFYQLEEN, encoded by the exons ATGGACTGTGGCTTTTTTTACACCAATATTTCTCTTCCTCAATCTTTACCTTTCACAGTAAAAAATACCCTTTTTTCATCTATACCTTTTTCTCCATTAAATTTACAGAGTTCTCTGTTTAAGAGCAGAAAATCGTTGGTTGTGGTGGCAAGTGGtaaaaatagtagtaataattGTGAATTCAGTGGTTTGAACGTGCCATTAGTGCCAAGGACAGAAGAAGGGAGATTTTTGAGCAGTATTTTTCAGAATAATAAAAAGTGCTTTTATGCTGTTGTTCAGaaagaattggcaaagttggGTTATGAAAAGGGTGAAGTTTTTCTTCGTATGAATCTTAACTTGGGTTCTGATGAAGCTGTTCTTCACAG GAGAATTGCTGAACTGAAAGAGCTGGAATGTCGAAATGCTGTAGAGGATATTTTGTACATGTTAATAGTTTACAAGTTCTCCGAAATCGGAGTGCACTTGGTTCCAAAGCTCTCCAAATGCATGTACAATGGCAGACTCGAGATATGGCCATGTCGAGACTGGGAGCTCGAGTCTATTCATAGCTTTGAAGTACTCGAAATGGTAAGAGAACATCTTACTACTGTTATCGGATGGAAAGAGAAGTCGAACGTGACAGAAAATTGGATCCCTACTCAAGTCCCTAAGTTCCAAATCCATCGAGTTTATGCTGcttcgattctatatggatatTTTTTGAAGTCGGCCTCATTGAGGCACCATATGGAACAGAGTCTTGAACATATCAACTCTGATATTGGTGTTACTACTTCAGGAAACCTCTTAGTTTCAGGGTCGTGGCCGTTAAAACAAAACAGCGTTCCCTTTGGTCGTATCAGTGGCACACGATCTACATTAGCCGGTCCAACATCACTTATCCAGGGGAAGAAGAATGAAAAACTTAGGTCTTATGTTAtgaattttgaccatgaaataATGCAGATGTGTGCAAAACCAAAATGCAAGGAGGCACTGTATCTGATTGAGAAGCATTGTTCTGCGCTTTTTGGCGATGAGAGCGATGAGGTAGTTTCCACGTCATTGGCGAGTCTGAAAAGGATTGTGTTAGAGGCTGTTGCCTTCGGTTCTTTCCTTTGGGATGCAGAAGACTATGTTAGGACATTTTATCAGCTCGAGGAGAACTAG